A region of Salvia splendens isolate huo1 chromosome 17, SspV2, whole genome shotgun sequence DNA encodes the following proteins:
- the LOC121774742 gene encoding leucine-rich repeat receptor-like serine/threonine-protein kinase BAM1, producing MRFLLLFLFLLHLCLRRVSAARMTEHTALLSIKAAITDDPQSALESWTPNNTNICSWKGVTCDRSGRHVISLDISDLSLTGTLSPDIGHLRFLQNFSAGANSFSGPVPPSISDITNLRFLNLSNNIFNLTFPPQLYRLRNLEVLDLYNNNITGEFPKQAHLLANLRHLHLGGNFFSGEMPPELGTFQHLEYLAVSGNELTGAIPPEIGNLTQLKELYIGYFNTFTGGLPKEIGNLSQLVRFDAASCGLTGGIPAEIGKLQNLDTLFLQVNGLSGSLTPELGYLKSLKSMDLSNNMFTGEIPLSFQQLKNVTLLNLFRNKLTGSIPDFIGELPELQVLQLWENNFTGVIPQILGNNGRLQEVDVSSNKLTGTLPPNLCNGHQLHTLITLGNFLFGPIPESLGQCDSLTRIRMGENYLNGSIPKGLLSLPKLTQVELQDNLLSGAFPDTDGLSAGLGQISLSNNHLAGDLPPSIGSFVGVQKLLLDGNKFSGRIPAEIGKLQQLSKMDFSHNEFSGPIAPEISQCKLLTFVDLSRNQLAGEIPVEITGMKILNYLNLSKNNLVGSIPSSISSMQSLTSVDFSYNNLSGLVPGTGQFSYFNYTSFLGNPNLCGPYLGPCKEGIASGVAKPHEKGALSPSMKLLLVIGLLVCSIVFAVAAIVKARSLKKASEARAWKLTAFQRLDFTCDDVLDSLKEDNIIGKGGAGIVYKGVTPSGELVAVKRLPAMSRGSSHDHGFNAEIQTLGRIRHRHIVRLLGFCSNHETNLLVYEYMPNGSLGEMIHGKKGGHLHWDTRYKIAVESAKGLCYLHHDCSPLIVHRDVKSNNILLDSNFEAHVADFGLAKFLQDSGTSECMSAIAGSYGYIAPEYAYTLKVDEKSDVYSFGVVLLELVTGRKPVGEFGDGVDIVQWVRKMTDGNKEGVLKILDPRLPTVPLHEVMHVFYVAMLCVEEQAVERPTMREVVQILTELPKPPPSKAGDSPPPPPSALDSPTARPPQSPPPPPDLLSI from the exons ATGCGTTTCCTCCTACTCTTCCTTTTCCTTCTCCACCTCTGTCTCCGCCGCGTCTCCGCCGCGCGCATGACGGAGCACACCGCCTTGCTCTCAATCAAAGCCGCCATCACCGACGACCCCCAATCCGCCTTGGAATCATGGACCCCTAACAACACCAACATTTGCTCATGGAAGGGGGTCACCTGCGACCGCTCCGGCCGCCACGTCATCTCCCTCGACATCTCCGACCTCAGCCTCACCGGCACTCTCTCCCCCGACATAGGCCACCTCCGCTTCCTCCAGAACTTCTCCGCCGGCGCCAATTCCTTCTCCGGCCCCGTTCCTCCCTCGATTTCTGACATTACCAACCTCCGCTTCCTAAACCTCTCCAACAACATCTTCAATCTCACTTTTCCACCCCAGCTCTACCGTCTCCGGAATCTCGAGGTTCTCGACCTTTACAACAATAACATCACCGGCGAGTTCCCCAAGCAGGCGCACCTGCTCGCTAATCTCCGCCATTTGCATCTCGGAGGGAATTTCTTCTCCGGCGAAATGCCGCCGGAGCTCGGCACGTTTCAGCATCTCGAGTACCTCGCTGTTTCCGGAAACGAGCTCACCGGAGCGATTCCGCCGGAGATCGGAAACCTGACGCAGCTGAAGGAGCTCTACATTGGCTATTTCAATACATTTACCGGTGGACTTCCGAAGGAGATTGGAAATTTGTCGCAATTGGTGCGGTTTGACGCTGCTAGCTGCGGGCTTACCGGCGGGATTCCGGCGGAGATCGGGAAGCTGCAGAATCTGGACACGCTTTTCCTCCAAGTGAACGGGCTTTCCGGTAGCCTGACGCCGGAGCTTGGCTACTTGAAAAGCCTTAAATCTATGGATCTGTCAAACAATATGTTCACCGGCGAAATACCACTGTCGTTTCAGCAGCTGAAAAACGTAACTCTCCTAAATCTTTTTAGGAACAAGCTCACCGGCTCGATACCGGATTTCATCGGCGAGTTGCCAGAGTTGCAGGTTTTGCAGCTGTGGGAGAATAATTTCACCGGTGTAATCCCGCAGATTTTGGGGAACAATGGAAGGCTACAAGAGGTAGACGTCAGTTCCAACAAATTGACCGGAACTCTTCCCCCAAATCTCTGCAATGGCCATCAGCTCCACACCCTAATTACTCTCGGTAACTTCCTCTTCGGACCGATTCCCGAGTCACTGGGTCAGTGCGATTCGCTGACTCGGATTCGGATGGGTGAAAACTACCTCAACGGCTCGATTCCGAAAGGGTTACTGAGTTTGCCTAAACTAACCCAGGTTGAGCTTCAAGATAACCTCCTCTCTGGAGCTTTTCCGGATACTGATGGATTGTCCGCCGGTTTAGGCCAAATCAGCCTCTCCAACAATCATCTCGCCGGCGATTTGCCGCCGAGCATCGGGAGTTTTGTTGGCGTTCAGAAGCTTTTGCTCGACGGCAACAAATTCTCCGGCAGGATTCCGGCCGAGATAGGGAAGTTGCAGCAGCTGTCTAAGATGGATTTCAGCCACAACGAATTCAGCGGCCCCATTGCGCCGGAGATCAGCCAATGCAAGCTTCTGACATTCGTGGATCTCAGCCGGAATCAGCTCGCCGGGGAAATTCCCGTTGAGATTACTGGTATGAAGATTTTGAACTACTTGAATTTATCAAAGAATAATTTGGTTGGTAGCATTCCCTCATCCATATCCAGTATGCAGAGTTTAACCTCTGTTGATTTCTCATATAACAACTTGTCTGGTTTGGTTCCTGGCACTGGTCAATTTAGCTATTTCAATTACACTTCATTTTTGGGGAACCCTAATCTCTGCGGCCCTTATTTGGGGCCTTGCAAAGAGGGCATTGCCAGTGGGGTTGCAAAGCCTCATGAAAAGGGGGCTCTCTCTCCTTCCATGAAGCTATTGCTCGTAATCGGATTGCTAGTTTGCTCGATTGTATTTGCTGTGGCTGCAATCGTTAAGGCCAGGTCGTTGAAGAAGGCGAGTGAGGCTCGTGCGTGGAAGCTCACAGCCTTCCAGCGCCTGGATTTCACTTGTGATGATGTCTTGGATAGTCTTAAAGAGGACAATATCATCGGTAAGGGAGGTGCCGGCATTGTTTACAAAGGAGTGACGCCGAGTGGCGAGCTAGTTGCTGTGAAGAGGTTGCCTGCAATGAGCCGTGGGTCTTCCCACGATCACGGCTTCAATGCTGAGATACAGACTCTTGGGAGGATCAGGCATAGGCACATTGTGAGGTTGCTGGGGTTCTGTTCTAATCACGAAACAAATCTTTTGGTGTATGAATACATGCCTAATGGAAGCTTGGGGGAGATGATTCATGGCAAGAAAGGGGGCCATCTCCATTGGGATACACGGTATAAGATAGCTGTGGAGTCTGCCAAGGGGCTTTGCTACCTTCATCATGATTGCTCGCCATTGATTGTGCATCGTGATGTTAAATCGAACAATATCCTCCTCGACTCCAACTTTGAAGCTCATGTGGCTGATTTTGGGCTCGCCAAGTTCTTGCAGGACTCAGGGACTTCAGAATGCATGTCAGCCATTGCTGGTTCTTACGGATACATTGCTCCTG AATATGCCTACACGCTGAAGGTGGACGAGAAGAGCGACGTGTACAGCTTCGGGGTGGTGCTGCTGGAGctcgtgaccgggaggaagCCCGTGGGCGAGTTTGGGGATGGTGTGGACATCGTGCAATGGGTGAGGAAGATGACCGATGGAAACAAGGAAGGCGTGCTCAAGATACTCGATCCAAGGCTGCCTACTGTGCCCCTCCACGAGGTGATGCACGTGTTCTACGTCGCAATGCTCTGCGTCGAAGAGCAGGCCGTCGAGCGCCCCACCATGCGCGAGGTCGTCCAGATACTCACGGAGCTGCCCAAGCCACCACCCTCAAAAGCCGGGGAttcgcctccaccaccaccatcggCGTTGGACTCCCCCACCGCTCGTCCGCCTCAATCGCCACCCCCGCCGCCGGATCTTCTCAGCATCTGA
- the LOC121773982 gene encoding auxin-induced protein 22D-like produces the protein MERCSAALENDDLHLRLGLPGRDESEQPSPSQVKSKKRSPSDMESSSNKDQARVVGWPPVRSYRRNAVQGGSGMRVKVSMDGAPYLRKIDVKLYNNYSDLVKALESMFKCRMGVYSEREGYKGSEYRPTYEDKDGDWMLAGDVPWEMFINSCKRLRIMKGDEAANGCL, from the coding sequence ATGGAAAGATGTTCAGCAGCTTTGGAGAATGATGATCTGCATCTGAGATTAGGGCTTCCCGGAAGAGACGAATCGGAGCAGCCATCCCCTTCTCAAGTGAAGAGCAAGAAGAGATCTCCATCCGATATGGAGAGCTCTTCCAACAAAGACCAAGCTCGAGTAGTCGGGTGGCCACCGGTGAGATCTTACCGGAGAAATGCGGTGCAGGGGGGATCGGGGATGCGTGTGAAGGTGAGCATGGACGGAGCTCCTTATTTGAGGAAGATAGATGTGAAGCTGTACAACAACTACTCGGATCTCGTGAAGGCGTTGGAGAGCATGTTCAAGTGTAGGATGGGCGTTTATTCGGAGAGGGAAGGGTACAAGGGGTCGGAATATAGACCGACTTATGAAGACAAAGATGGGGATTGGATGCTAGCGGGAGATGTTCCATGGGAGATGTTCATCAATTCTTGCAAGAGATTGAGGATCATGAAAGGAGATGAAGCTGCAAATGGATGCCTCTAG
- the LOC121773981 gene encoding protein OSB2, chloroplastic-like — MALKQTLIPNNTLLLHRDPIRISPFSSRFLNPNAARKLAPAPLIKCSYDYGAASSNSWLYEYERFAAPGPQYPRPPEIQWKKELCNSVQLIGVVGAPVQIKHLASGKAVAWTRLAVKKSQTDTTWISLTFWDDLAHIASQHVEKGQQIHVSGRLVSDTVETDDGKQQVYYKVVVQQLNFIERSPPPVPLYNGDSNSATPGKSQSAFSANSTGTTEELWQAYFANPMEWWDNRKNKRSPNYPDFKHKDTGEALWVEGRYNPPWVKSQLSVLDSKMESFNEQSSSTNVSFMNADSLGSF, encoded by the exons ATGGCGTTAAAGCAAACTCTGATACCAAATAACACTCTTCTTCTCCACCGGGACCCAATTCGAATTTCCCCTTTCTCCTCTCGCTTCCTAAACCCCAACGCCGCGCGAAAATTGGCTCCCGCTCCACTAATTAAATGTTCCTACGATTACGGCGCCGCCAGCAGTAACAGTTGGCTCTATGAGTACGAACGTTTTGCGGCGCCAGGGCCTCAGTATCCGAGGCCGCCGGAGATTCAGTGGAAGAAGGAGCTCTGCAATTCGGTGCAGCTTATCGGCGTCGTTGGGGCTCCGGTTCAAATCAAACACCTTGCTTCCGGCAaggccgtggcttggacccgcctCGCCGTTAAGAAATCGCAAACCGACACCACTTG GATTAGCTTGACTTTCTGGGATGACTTGGCTCATATTGCTTCTCAGCATGTGGAAAAAGGTCAACAAATACATGTTTCGGGTCGCCTAGTCTCGGACACTGTTGAAACTGATGATGGGAAGCAGCAAGTCTACTATAAG GTAGTTGTTCAGCAACTAAACTTCATTGAGAGGAGTCCGCCGCCTGTTCCATTGTACAATGGGGATTCTAATTCTGCTACACCTG GCAAAAGCCAAAGCGCGTTTTCTGCGAATTCTACTGGTACCACAGAAGAACTCTGGCAAGCTTACTTTGCTAATCCTATGGAATGGTGGGATAACAGGAAGAACAAG AGAAGCCCAAACTATCCGGACTTCAAGCACAAAGATACTGGTGAAGCATTGTGGGTGGAAGGCAGGTACAACCCGCCGTGGGTTAAATCACAACTTTCTGTACTCGACTCAAAGATGGAATCATTCAATGAGCAAAGTTCTAGCACGAATGTGAGTTTTATGAATGCTGATAGTCTCGGCTCCTTTTAG
- the LOC121773303 gene encoding V-type proton ATPase subunit F produces MANKPQIRTNSSALIAMIADEDTITGFLLAGVGNVDLRRKTNYLIVDSKTTVKQIEDAFKDFTAREDIAIVLISQYVANMIRFLVDSYNKPIPAILEIPSKDHPYDPAHDSVLSRVKYLFSSESVASDRR; encoded by the exons ATGGCGAACAAACCTCAGATCCGCACCAATAGTTCGGCGCTCATAGCTATGATCGCCGACGAG GACACAATTACTGGATTTTTATTGGCTGGAGTTGGTAATGTTGATTTGAGGAGGAAGACAAATTACCTCATAGTTGACTCAA AAACTACTGTGAAACAGATTGAAGACGCCTTCAAAGATTTCACAGCAAGAGAAGATATTGCAATAGTTTTGATCAGTCAATAT GTAGCAAATATGATACGGTTTCTAGTGGACAGCTATAACAAACCAATCCCAGCCATCTTGGAGATCCCATCTAAGGATCACCCGTATGATCCAGCACACGACTCCGTTTTGTCAAGAGTGAAGTACCTATTCTCCAGTGAATCCGTCGCCTCTGACAGGCGATGA